One window from the genome of Desulforamulus ruminis DSM 2154 encodes:
- the yqeK gene encoding bis(5'-nucleosyl)-tetraphosphatase (symmetrical) YqeK: MYNEESIKSHLQIRIPEERFKHLLGVAETAEMLAKRFGLEPRKAWLAGLLHDIARDFDDNEMLNRAKKANLQVSEYGFAMPLLLHGPVGAVMAREEFGVNDPDILNAIAVHTVGSPYMNQLDKIIFVADKMEPNRRHGAVEEIRKRAEKDLDEALLLCIDESIRYALKIGCLLHPTSVKARNAVLTARGSFRK; the protein is encoded by the coding sequence ATGTATAATGAAGAGTCTATAAAAAGCCACCTGCAGATTCGTATACCGGAGGAACGTTTTAAACATTTGCTGGGTGTTGCCGAAACAGCGGAAATGCTGGCCAAAAGATTTGGACTGGAGCCCCGGAAAGCCTGGTTAGCCGGACTGCTTCACGATATTGCCCGGGACTTTGATGATAACGAAATGCTGAACAGGGCTAAAAAAGCCAATTTACAAGTCAGTGAATACGGTTTTGCCATGCCCCTGCTGCTGCATGGCCCGGTGGGAGCGGTTATGGCCCGGGAGGAATTCGGTGTGAATGACCCGGATATTTTAAATGCCATTGCCGTACATACCGTAGGCTCCCCCTACATGAATCAACTGGACAAGATAATTTTTGTAGCCGATAAAATGGAACCCAACCGCCGCCACGGTGCTGTGGAGGAAATCCGTAAGCGGGCTGAAAAGGATTTGGATGAAGCCCTGCTGCTGTGCATCGATGAAAGTATTCGCTATGCCTTAAAAATCGGATGCCTGCTCCATCCCACCAGTGTGAAGGCCCGCAATGCGGTCCTGACCGCAAGGGGGTCTTTTAGAAAATAG
- a CDS encoding HIT family protein has product MENLWAPWRSVYIGKPQTGCIFCEKLNSTEDKENLVVYRGDKTFVIMNLYPYNNGHLLIAPKRHVGDISELTDDELTELMKVSQEMVRVLRTAFGSPHGFNLGINLGKVAGAGIPGHLHIHVVPRWDGDSNFMAVIGDTRVISEAWHKTYDKIITAMKNVK; this is encoded by the coding sequence ATGGAGAATTTATGGGCGCCCTGGAGGTCCGTATATATTGGGAAACCTCAAACAGGCTGTATTTTTTGTGAGAAATTAAACTCCACCGAAGACAAAGAAAATTTGGTGGTATATCGTGGGGATAAAACCTTTGTCATTATGAATTTATATCCTTATAATAACGGACACCTGCTTATTGCTCCGAAAAGACATGTGGGTGATATTTCCGAACTGACCGACGATGAACTGACCGAATTAATGAAGGTATCCCAAGAGATGGTCCGGGTGCTCCGCACCGCCTTTGGCAGCCCCCATGGATTTAACCTGGGTATCAATTTGGGCAAGGTAGCCGGGGCGGGTATTCCGGGCCACCTCCATATTCATGTGGTTCCCCGCTGGGATGGAGACAGCAACTTTATGGCTGTTATCGGAGATACCCGGGTCATCTCTGAAGCATGGCATAAGACTTATGATAAAATTATAACAGCCATGAAAAATGTAAAGTGA
- a CDS encoding RNA recognition motif domain-containing protein, translating to MATLYVGNLPWATKAEDLQEAFSQYGEVISSRVITDRETGRSRGFGFVEVNDEDAEKMVAALNGTDLNGRVITVNEAKSREAGRA from the coding sequence GTGGCAACGTTATATGTAGGAAATCTACCATGGGCTACCAAAGCAGAAGATTTACAAGAGGCTTTTTCACAATACGGTGAAGTGATAAGCAGCCGGGTGATTACAGACCGTGAAACAGGTCGTTCTCGGGGGTTTGGTTTTGTTGAAGTCAATGATGAGGATGCCGAAAAAATGGTAGCTGCCCTAAATGGTACCGATTTGAATGGCAGGGTTATCACCGTGAACGAAGCAAAAAGCCGTGAAGCCGGCAGGGCTTAG
- the nadD gene encoding nicotinate-nucleotide adenylyltransferase, producing the protein MNRICIMGGTFDPIHHGHLVVAEEVRQQFNLHKVIFVPAARPPHKTGQRISEPLHRVNMARLATASNRFFEVSTLEVERDGPSYTIDTVKEVKERYGVGEIYFITGADAVLEIITWKKAEELLAMCTFIAATRPGYDLKGLKKNLCSLSGKVLDNIISLEVPALSISSTDIRRRVRENKSIKYLLPESVEEYILSHGIYK; encoded by the coding sequence ATGAACCGTATCTGCATCATGGGTGGAACCTTTGATCCCATTCATCATGGACATCTGGTGGTGGCGGAAGAGGTTCGACAGCAGTTTAATTTACATAAAGTAATCTTTGTTCCTGCGGCCAGACCCCCCCACAAAACCGGACAAAGGATATCGGAACCCCTGCACAGGGTGAATATGGCTCGGTTAGCTACGGCCAGCAACCGGTTTTTTGAGGTGTCTACTTTAGAAGTGGAGCGGGACGGGCCTTCCTATACCATTGATACGGTTAAGGAAGTAAAAGAACGTTATGGTGTAGGAGAAATCTATTTCATCACCGGGGCGGATGCGGTTCTTGAAATCATCACCTGGAAAAAAGCCGAGGAACTGCTGGCTATGTGTACCTTCATTGCCGCCACCCGGCCCGGATATGACCTTAAAGGCCTGAAAAAAAACTTGTGTTCCCTTTCCGGGAAGGTCCTTGATAATATTATATCCTTGGAGGTTCCCGCCCTGTCCATTTCATCCACCGATATTCGTAGAAGAGTTAGGGAGAATAAAAGTATTAAATATTTATTGCCCGAGTCTGTGGAGGAATATATTTTATCCCATGGAATCTACAAGTAA